A genomic window from Cydia amplana chromosome 3, ilCydAmpl1.1, whole genome shotgun sequence includes:
- the LOC134662822 gene encoding transmembrane protein 60, protein MAILHRALFTWFIFLVFLILLCLRLESRTHWNWFIVFIPMWVYDSILLIYVLFHMVSHCRNGIERFRGTINKHVWYIAAIGLKMAAQIIICIKLEYTKGSLPIYVVMTPIWMLLPVLSVEVFMHLIKHSSGSSRY, encoded by the coding sequence atggcCATACTTCACAGAGCCCTGTTTACGTGGtttatatttttagtgttcTTAATACTACTGTGTCTGAGATTAGAGTCGAGAACACACTGGAATTGGTTCATAGTATTTATACCAATGTGGGTCTATGATAGCATTCTTCTTATATACGTTTTGTTTCATATGGTATCGCACTGCCGGAATGGTATTGAAAGATTTAGAGGAACAATCAATAAACATGTGTGGTACATAGCAGCAATTGGACTGAAAATGGCAGCTCAAATCATAATTTGCATCAAACTGGAATATACAAAAGGAAGTCTTCCAATTTATGTTGTCATGACTCCAATTTGGATGCTGTTGCCTGTATTGAGTGTAGAAGTCTTCATGCATTTAATAAAACATTCTAGTGGAAGTAGTAGATACTAA
- the LOC134662819 gene encoding uncharacterized protein LOC134662819 produces MAITESPVLKSSIVKEVPAGGTAVLTCNSNDFNHNFMFWLFGKDKVIGPDNHYDERKYKYEVLSGKLHIDNVTPAESGYYKCISRKLDGSGIAVGQVEMIVSGSTFSTIEAVKLIAIVVSIIVLISCAVLYWRLRKDWNKYDGHAIVPVDDMEEDDADEVYNPTTVTSKSQPVAGTSRGPSRNPSSEHLLYGIDNQGLDTDFNSVFENIQIKSPHASLI; encoded by the exons ATGGCTATAACTGAATCCCCTGTGCTAAAGAGTTCTATAGTGAAAGAGGTCCCAGCTGGAGGCACAGCTGTGCTGACGTGCAACAGCAATGATTTCAACCACAACTTTATGTTTTGGCTGTTTGGCAAAGACAAGGTGATTGGCCCTGACAATCATTACGATGAAAGAAAGTACAAGTATGAAGTGCTATCAGGAAAACTTCACATTGAT AATGTTACTCCAGCTGAGTCTGGTTATTACAAATGCATCTCGAGGAAGCTTGACGGCTCAGGGATTGCAGTCGGGCAGGTTGAGATGATTGTCTCTGGTTCCACATTCTCTACCATTGAGGCTGTGAAGCTGATTGCTATAGTTGTGTCCATCATTGTGCTGATCAGCTGTGCTGTGCTGTACTGGAGACTGAGGAAGGACTGGAACAAATATGATGGCCATGCTATTGTACCAG TTGATGACATGGAAGAAGATGATGCTGATGAAGTTTATAACCCAACCACAGTGACTTCTAAAAGCCAACCGGTAGCCGGGACCAGCCGAGGACCAAGCAGGAACCCATCATCAGAGCATCTCCTCTACGGCATAGACAATCAGGGCTTGGATACAGACTTCAACTCCGTGTTTGaaaatattcaaattaaatcaCCACATGCcagtttaatataa